The genome window ACGACGGCGGCGCGGCCCTTTATTTCGGCGTCAAGGCCGGCCTCGCGATATATTTTTAACCGCCGCCGCTTTTGGGGTTGAAAAAGGGGCCGGACGTTATTATAATCACGCTGCGGATTTCGGGGGATTGAACCTTTGGCCAAAGACGAAGGCAACCTCGTACTGTTCCAGATCCTCCCCGACGATGAGAAGGCGGCGGAGGAGCTCGCCGAGAAGGCCGGCATCTCCGTCGCCGACCTCGTCCTGCTCGCGCTGCGGTATTGCCTGCGCGCGAAGGGCGCCGCGCCGTTTCGCGAACTCCTGACCAAAGGCGGCGTATCGGCGCCGGGCTCGCCGGAGATAACAATCGAAGTGGAGAGCGAGCACTTCAAGTAGGGCCCGGCCCGGCGGCCGGGGTTTTTTCCACCCGAATTAACCGCCGCCCGCGCGCGTGTTACGATGCCGCCGATACTCGGGCGGTTTTTTATGGCCTTCTATAAAAGAACCTCGTTCTGGGCGGCGGCGCTGATAGCGCTCGCGCTGGGGCAAAAGCTCTACGGCTTCGACCGGCCGCTGTTGGGGCATCACCCGTGGCGTCAGGCCGACACCGCGGCCATCGCGCGCAACTTCGCCGCCGGCGGAATGAAGTTTTTCTACCCCGAGGTCGACTGGGGCGGCCCGGGCCCGAACTACTGCGAGACCGAGTTCCCGCTTTACTCGTACGCCGTCGCCGCCCTCTACCGCGTCGCCGGCGTCCGCGAATGGCTGGGGCGGCTGCTCGCGCTCGCCGCCTACGGCCTGCAATTATTTCTCGTTTATAAAATCGGGCGCCGATTAATAACGCCCGGCGCGGCGCTGGCGGCGACGTTCCTCTTCGCCGTCTCGCCGGTCGCGGGTTTTATGGGCCGGGCGTTCATGCCGGAGAGCTGGGTGTTGGCGGCATCGTTGGGCTCGGCGTACTTCTTCCTGCGCTGGCTGGACGACGGCCGAACGGGCGACTTCTTCGACGCCGCGGCCTTGCTGGCGTTGGCGGGCACGCTCAAGCTCACCGCGTTCCACCTGCTCATCTGGTTCGCCGTATTGGCGCTGCGCTATCGGCGGCTCGAGCTCCGGTCGCCGGCGCCGTGGCTCGTGCTGGCGGGCGCGTTCGTGCCGGCGGCGATGTGGTACTACCACGCGCACCGAATATTCCTGAAGACGGGGCTCACCTTCGGCATCTGGGTCGCCGGCGACAAGTGGGCCACGCTGTCGACGCTGCTCTCCGGCGACTTCTACCGCAAGATGCTCGTCGAGAACGTGGCCGCGAACGTCCTGACGTGGCCCGGGCTCGTCCTGGCGCTGGCGGGCGCGGCGCTGCTCTTCGCCCGGCGAAGCGACTTCCGGTTTAAAATTTTGACGTGGTTGGGCGCCGTCGTCGTGTACCTGCTGGTATTGGCGCGGGGCGCGTACGACCACGACTACTACGCGCTGCCGCTGGTGGCGCCGGCGGCGCTGGCGGGCGGCTACGCCGCCGCGGAGGGGCTGAAGCTCTTCCGCCGGAACGTCTGGGGCAAGGCCGCGGCAGTAGTAACGGCGCTGGTCCTGGCCGCGGCGGTGCCGTCGTACACCGGGAAGTTCCGCTCGTTCGCCCGGGTGAACGACGCCGCCGCTCGAGCGGGAGCCTATTTAAATTCGGTCGACGAGACCGGCGCGCCCATCGTAACGTTCAACAACGGCGGCCCGCAGTGGCTGTACTACTGCAACCGCAAGGGGTGGATATTGTCGCCGAAGGGACCGCTGGCGGAGGACGCGGCGCTGTTCGCGCGGCTGGTGGAAAAGTATCGCGACGCCGGCGCGCGGTACCTGGTGGTAGACGCGCGGTACTACGGCCTGATGAGTAACGACGTCCAAAATTATATAGACGACGCCCACGAGCGGTTGACTATGGCCGAGGGGTTCGCCGTGTGGCGGCTGCGGCGTTGAACCGGCGGAGCGCCGGGCCGCGTCAAGTCCATATTCCGCTAATACGTAAAAAAGCTGCACGCTAAAAACGCCCCCCCGTGGAGGGGCGTTTTTCTTTGGCGAGATAAATAGGCGGCCTTGTGGCCGCCCTTAATTCGCTCGGCGATACCCGGTTAATCAGTTCCCGAACTTCTCGATTATCTCCTTCTTGCCCAGGCCCAGGATGCCGTACTTCTCGCCGATCTTCTTGAAGGCAGCGATGGCGGCGCCGATGTGTTCCCTCTCGTGGGCGGCGGAGAGCTGGACGCGGATGCGGGCCTGGCCTTTGGCGACGGCCCGGTAGCGCCCGTCCGGGGCATCGCGCTAAACGTTTTGGGAAAAAAACGCAGCGTTGGACGCAAATAATTATAACTAAACTAATTATGTTATCAACTAATATATTAGTTGCATAGTCAGGTATAATAATATAACCTTTATGGCCAGATATAAACCGACCACGTAAAAGAAGCACGGCAAACATCAGGAGGTAGTACGATGAAGAAGTTAGTACTTTTAACACTGGCGTTGGTCCTCGCCGCGTCTACGTTAGCGGCAGCCGACGAAGTAAAAATTATCGGCAACAGGTCGCAAGGCAACTATTGCCCGTGGTGGGGCGCCGGCCACGCCGCGATGCGGTACATGGCGCTCTGGGAAAAATCCGAAATCGGCCTAACGGCAGGCGGCTACATCAACAAGGTCGAGTGGGAGAACAACACCGCTAACAACGCTACCTTCTACCTCGTGCGGGCTTACTTCGGCCATTCGACCAAAACGGAGCTAGATCTGACGTTCGCCAACAACTATTACGACACCCCGGTACAGGTCCTCAACGCGGCGACCAAAACCGTATCCGGTGCCGCCAATACCTGGTGGGACATGGGTATCGACGCCAACAAGTTCGAGTACAACAATACCAATAATTTGGTGTTTGAGATCCGTTGGCGCGGCACCAGCCCGAATGCCCCTTGCTGGAGCGGCGTCGGCGGGATGAAGCGTATGTGGTCGTTTGACGACGCCGCTACCGTCGCGGCATATCGCTTCGGCCAAGTCCAGTACTTACGTATAACCGTCGCGCCCGGCTCCGGCGTCGCGCCGACAAGCCTGGGGCGCGTCAAGTCCATCTTCCGCTAATACGTAAAAAAGCTGAACGTTAAAAACGCCCCTCGGAAGGGGGGCGTTTTCTTTCGCGGGAATTAAAACGTAGATTAAGGCCCGGCTCGAGCGGCCCCCCAACTTTTTAGTTGCGATATTGGAAATAGTATGCTTTAATACGGCACGGGAAACGTAGCATAATTCGAACATCTACTAGGAGGTATTACCGTGAAGAAATACGTATTCTTAACGCTGGCGCTGGTCGTCGCGGCGTCTACGCTGGCAACGGCGGCGGTCCACATAGTCGGCGGCGGTACGCCCAACACCAACAACACGTACCCTTTTACCGCCGCGTCGGCGTTCAGGTGGCAGACGATGTGGTTCCAAACCGAGCTCGGCGAAACCGGCCCCGTATCCAAAATCGAGTGGCAAGTTTATTCTGGCGCGAGGCCCTCCCCGGGCGGCACGTTCAATAACTGCGATATCCTACTCTGCCATACTAGCGTAAAGGCCGTAACGTCAACCTTCGCCACCAACTACGGCGGTAAGACCCCCGTTAACGTATTCAAAGGCACGTACGTCCTCCCGGCGAGTGTCGCGGAACAGTGGATGACGATCGTAGAACCGACGAACTTCACGTTCAATAATACAGACAACCTCCTCATAGAAATATCCTGGCAAGGCGGCTCGGCCAGCCCAACGTATTTTAAAGTACGCATGGTCGGCTCGCCTCTCTACCCCGGCCGCGTATACAATTCGTCGTCGAAGACGGCTACTACCGGAAGCATTAATACCAACTATCACCAATACGGCCGCATCACCATCGGGGCCATACCGGGCGTCGCGCCGACCTCGCTGGGGCGCGTAAAGTCCATATTCCGCTAATACGTAAAAAAGCTGAACGCTAAAAACGCCCCTCCGTGGAGGGGCGTTTTTTTTACAGCCTATCTACGGAGTTAAGTAAAAACCCCGCCGGGCGGCGGGGTTTTCGAGGGTCGAGTTAAGCTATTCAAATATGGCCTTGACCCGGCCCAGGCTAGTCGGTTCCACGGCGGTATAGTAGCCGAAGTTCAGCCGGGTGTAGTAGGCGCGGCCGTCGCCGCGGCCGGTCTCAGCGTTGGGATCGTTAACCGCCCAAACGCGGCGATTGCCCGACAACGGGTCGTTGTTGTAGATGGGCACGCTTATGGCGTTGTCGCCCTCCCAGCGGATCTCGATAAGCAAGTGCCGCACGTTGTCGTACGCGAAGCTGCGCGTCATCCTGAGGCCGAACCAACCGCGAACCGCCGGGATGGTGAAAGCGCTGCGGGAAGCCACCAGCACCGGCGCCGCGTAGTAGTTGACGCCGAAAGTCGTGGAGAGGGACGTCCGCGTGGTGTGGCACAGGTAGACGCGGTAGTTATTGTACCGGCCCGAGGCGCCGTCGTAGTTGTAGTACTCCACCTCGTTGATGGAGCCGGCGTATCTTATGCGCGACTGCTCGACGTTGGTCTGGAACCGCATGCCGCTGTAAGAGGCACCCCAGAACGGACAGGGGTCGTTGGCGTTCGCCGAATAACAGTATATCCGCCTGCCGCTCGCCAGCGCCGACGCCGCGACGCCCAGCGTCAGCGCGACGATTAAGATAACCATTCCCCACCGTTTCATCATTCACGCCTCCTTTTGGTTAAAAGGCTTATTAACGTCGTTACTCAAACTCTTGCGGGTATAGACGCTTCTAAAGTAGTATTAGGCGAAGCTTGTTGTCAAGTCTTTTTTAGGAGAATAATAAGCGACGGCGCTCGGGCCGCCCGTTATCGCGTTTTTTTCGCGGCCCGTAATACGCGTAAAGGCGGCCTCCCGGGCCGCCC of bacterium contains these proteins:
- a CDS encoding glycosyltransferase family 39 protein, with the translated sequence MAFYKRTSFWAAALIALALGQKLYGFDRPLLGHHPWRQADTAAIARNFAAGGMKFFYPEVDWGGPGPNYCETEFPLYSYAVAALYRVAGVREWLGRLLALAAYGLQLFLVYKIGRRLITPGAALAATFLFAVSPVAGFMGRAFMPESWVLAASLGSAYFFLRWLDDGRTGDFFDAAALLALAGTLKLTAFHLLIWFAVLALRYRRLELRSPAPWLVLAGAFVPAAMWYYHAHRIFLKTGLTFGIWVAGDKWATLSTLLSGDFYRKMLVENVAANVLTWPGLVLALAGAALLFARRSDFRFKILTWLGAVVVYLLVLARGAYDHDYYALPLVAPAALAGGYAAAEGLKLFRRNVWGKAAAVVTALVLAAAVPSYTGKFRSFARVNDAAARAGAYLNSVDETGAPIVTFNNGGPQWLYYCNRKGWILSPKGPLAEDAALFARLVEKYRDAGARYLVVDARYYGLMSNDVQNYIDDAHERLTMAEGFAVWRLRR